The following proteins come from a genomic window of Lolium rigidum isolate FL_2022 chromosome 5, APGP_CSIRO_Lrig_0.1, whole genome shotgun sequence:
- the LOC124654690 gene encoding expansin-B2-like, producing the protein MANTNGAIALVALVSMLVPSVRSAVDYSISAARSYNSGWLPAKATWYGRPNGAGPDDNGGACGFKNVNRYPLSAMTSCGNEPLFQGGAGCGTCYQIRCTRANNPSCSGQTKTVVITDMNYYPVAKYHFDLSGTAFGALAMPGRNDQLRHAGIIDMQFRRVPCNFAGMKLGFYVLRGANPNYLPVLVQYANRDGTVVKMDLMRSMNGRPTGRWEPMYRSWGSVWRCDSRDALMGPLSLRVTSESGKTLVANNVIPNGWKGDTSYSSNIQFR; encoded by the exons ATGGCCAACACCAATGGCGCCATTGCGCTGGTCGCACTCGTCTCTATGCTCGTCCCGTCCGTCCGTTCTGCAGTCGACTACAGCATCTCCGCCGCGAGATCCTACAACTCCGGCTGGCTCCCCGCCAAGGCCACCTGGTACGGCCGGCCCAACGGCGCCGGCCCCGATGACAACG GTGGTGCTTGTGGCTTCAAGAACGTGAACCGGTACCCTCTCTCCGCCATGACGTCCTGTGGCAACGAGCCCCTGTTCCAGGGCGGCGCCGGCTGCGGCACCTGCTACCAGATACGATGCACGAGAGCCAATAACCCCTCCTGCTCCGGCCAGACAAAGACGGTGGTGATCACCGACATGAACTACTACCCCGTGGCCAAGTACCACTTCGACCTCAGCGGCACGGCGTTCGGCGCGCTGGCGATGCCGGGCCGGAACGACCAGCTCCGGCACGCGGGCATCATTGACATGCAGTTCAGGAGGGTGCCCTGCAACTTCGCCGGCATGAAGCTGGGCTTCTACGTCCTGCGGGGCGCCAACCCCAACTACCTCCCGGTGCTGGTGCAGTACGCCAACCGGGACGGCACCGTCGTGAAGATGGACCTCATGCGCTCCATGAACGGCCGCCCCACGGGGCGATGGGAGCCCATGTACCGCTCCTGGGGCTCTGTCTGGCGGTGCGACTCCAGGGACGCGCTGATGGGGCCGCTCTCCCTGCGCGTCACCAGCGAGTCCGGCAAGACGCTCGTCGCCAACAATGTCATCCCCAATGGCTGGAAGGGCGACACCAGCTACTCCTCCAACATCCAGTTCCGTTGA
- the LOC124654621 gene encoding expansin-B2-like: MANTNGAIALVALVSMLVPSVRSAVDYSISAARSYNSGWLPAKATWYGRPNGAGPDDNGGACGFKNVNRYPLSAMTSCGNEPLFQGGAGCGTCYQIRCTRANNPSCSGQTKTVVITDMNYYPVAKYHFDLSGTAFGALAMPGQNDQLRHAGIIDMQFRRVPCNFAGMKLGFYVLRGANPSYLPVLVQYANRDGTVVKMDLMRSTNGRPTGRWEPMYRSWGSVWRCDSRDALLGPLSLRVTSESGKMLVANNVIPNGWKGDTSYSSNIQFS, encoded by the exons ATGGCCAACACCAATGGCGCCATTGCGCTGGTCGCACTCGTCTCTATGCTCGTCCCGTCCGTCCGTTCTGCAGTCGACTACAGCATCTCCGCCGCGAGATCCTACAACTCCGGCTGGCTCCCCGCCAAGGCCACCTGGTACGGCCGGCCCAACGGCGCCGGCCCCGATGACAACG GTGGTGCTTGTGGCTTCAAGAACGTGAACCGGTACCCTCTCTCCGCCATGACGTCCTGTGGCAACGAGCCCCTGTTCCAGGGCGGCGCCGGCTGCGGCACCTGCTACCAGATACGATGCACGAGAGCCAACAACCCCTCCTGCTCCGGCCAGACAAAGACGGTAGTGATCACAGACATGAACTACTACCCCGTGGCCAAGTACCACTTCGACCTCAGCGGCACGGCGTTCGGCGCGCTGGCGATGCCGGGCCAGAACGACCAGCTCCGGCACGCGGGCATCATTGACATGCAGTTCAGGAGGGTGCCCTGCAACTTCGCCGGCATGAAGCTGGGCTTCTACGTCCTGCGCGGCGCCAATCCCAGCTACCTCCCGGTGCTGGTGCAGTACGCCAACCGGGACGGCACCGTCGTGAAGATGGACCTCATGCGGTCCACGAACGGCCGCCCCACGGGGCGATGGGAGCCCATGTACCGCTCCTGGGGCTCTGTCTGGCGGTGTGACTCCAGGGACGCGCTGCTGGGGCCTCTCTCCCTGCGCGTCACTAGCGAGTCCGGCAAGATGCTCGTCGCCAACAATGTCATCCCCAATGGCTGGAAGGGCGACACCAGCTACTCGTCCAACATCCAGTTCTCTTGA